A genome region from Myroides fluvii includes the following:
- a CDS encoding DUF6048 family protein has protein sequence MKRKLILKYITSSVILLFSIVSLAQKKTGETQKETDNTHMATPTPPKYPQRYGLRVGADLFRITRSMYDKTYNGFEVVGDYRLTKKLFAVAEFGHDKLNKTESTYGYTTNGTYLRLGVDYNLHENWLDREDMIYVGGRYGFATFSQTLDWYKPYTTNPYFENTAIPVNKKYSGLSAHWVEFVAGIKTRVFNNVFMGFSLRLTGLITQKQPDDFENLFIPGYNRKYSGAIGVGFNYTVSYFIPLYKSNKKAFTIPEKDTKYDLEGNKMESEDLKTIQENKQKAGE, from the coding sequence ATGAAAAGGAAGCTCATTTTAAAGTATATTACTAGTAGTGTGATTTTGTTGTTTTCTATTGTGAGTTTAGCTCAAAAGAAAACAGGCGAAACACAAAAAGAGACAGATAATACGCACATGGCAACCCCAACTCCTCCTAAATACCCACAGCGATACGGATTAAGAGTTGGTGCTGATTTGTTTCGAATTACCCGTTCGATGTATGACAAAACTTACAATGGATTTGAAGTTGTTGGAGATTATCGATTGACAAAAAAACTTTTTGCCGTGGCAGAATTTGGACACGACAAACTCAATAAAACAGAAAGTACTTACGGCTATACAACGAATGGGACTTATCTACGCCTTGGAGTTGATTACAACCTGCATGAAAACTGGTTGGATCGAGAGGATATGATTTATGTGGGAGGGCGCTATGGTTTTGCTACATTTTCTCAAACCTTAGATTGGTATAAGCCCTACACCACTAATCCGTATTTTGAAAATACCGCTATTCCTGTAAATAAAAAATACAGCGGTTTATCTGCGCATTGGGTAGAATTTGTTGCAGGAATAAAAACAAGAGTTTTTAACAATGTTTTCATGGGATTCAGCCTTCGATTAACAGGTTTAATCACCCAAAAGCAACCAGATGATTTCGAGAACTTATTTATCCCAGGGTATAATCGAAAATACAGTGGAGCAATTGGAGTTGGCTTTAATTATACCGTGAGTTATTTCATCCCATTGTATAAGTCCAACAAAAAAGCATTTACGATTCCTGAAAAAGACACCAAATATGATCTAGAAGGGAATAAAATGGAGTCAGAAGACTTAAAAACGATTCAAGAGAACAAACAAAAAGCTGGAGAATAG